DNA sequence from the Streptomyces sp. HUAS 15-9 genome:
CCGCCCGCACCTCGCCCGACGACATCGTCTACTACAACAGCGTGGGGCTCGGCATCCAGGACGCCGCGGCGGCCTGGGCCGTGATCCGGGCGGCGAAGGAGGCACGCGCGTGAATCTCCAGGCCCGGGTCGTGATCATCGGCGGCGGGGTGATGGGCACCAGCATCGCCTACCACCTGGCGAGCGCGGGCGTACGCGATGTCGTACTGGTCGAACGGGACGAGCTCGCCGCCGGCTCCACGTCGAAGGCGGCGGGCGGGGTGCGGGCGCAGTTCTCCGACGAGCTCAACATCCAGCTCGGGGCGAGGAGCCTGGAGGCGTTCGGCCGGTTCGAGGAGGACACCGGGTACGACATCGGGCTGCACCGGGTCGGTTACCTCTTCCTGCTGTCGACGCCCGAGGAGGTGGCCTCCTTCGAACAGGGCGTCCGGCTGCAGAACGCGCTCGGTGTGCCCAGCCGCCTGATCACCCCGGGGGAGGCCCGTCGGCTGTCCCCGCTCATCACCACTGACGGCCTGCTCGCCGCCGCCTGGTCGCCGGACGACGGCCACTGCACCCCCGAGTCCGTCGTCCACGGCTACGCGGCCGCCGCCCGCGCCCACGGCGCCCGGATCCTGCGCCACACCGAGGTCACCGGCATCGAACTGCACGGCCCCGGCATCACCGCCGTGACCACCACCCTGGGCCGGATCGCCACCGACACCGTGATCTGCGCGGCCGGGGCGTGGTCGCGGGCCGTCGGCGCGATGGCCGGCGTCGACCTGCCGGTGGAGCCGCTGCGCCGGCAGATCGCCGTCACCGAACCGGTCCCGGGCCTGCCTCCCGCCCTCCCCATGACGATCGACTTCACCACCAGCCTCTACTTCCATGCCGAGGGCCCCGGCCTCCTGCTCGGCATGTCCGACCCCGACGAGAAGCCCGGCTTCGCCACCGACACCCACGACCGCTGGATCCCCCGCCTGTACGAGGCGATGGAGCGGCGCGCGCCCGCCCTGCTCGACCTGCGCCGCACCGGCGGCTGGGCGGGCCTGTACGAGAACACCCCCGACCACAACGCCCTGATCGGCGAGGCCACTTCGGTCTCGCGCTTCCTGTACGCGACGGGCTTCTCCGGCCATGGCTTCCTGCAGGGCCCGGCCGTCGGCGAGGTGATCCGCGACCTGTACCTCGGCCGCGAACCCTTCCTGGACGTAGGTCCGTTGAGCGCGACCCGCTTCGCGGCCGAGGCCCCGCGCCCGGAGTCCAACCTGGTGTGACGGAGCCGGTGCAGTGCCGCGAAGCCGGCCCGCCCTCAGCCGGCGACCGCCTCGTGCACCAGCCGCTTCAACTCCGGGAACACCTTCAGCGTCTTCGGCCGTACCTGGGTCATGAACTGCACCGTCAGGTCGCGACTCGGGTCGACCCAGAAGGTCGTGGTCGCCACGCCGCTCCAGCCGTACGCGCCCAGGCCCGTAGGGGCGAGGGTGCGGGACGGGTCGATCACGACGGAGACGTTGAACCCGAAGCCGACGCCCTCGTTGCCGGGCTCCTGGTGGGCGGGGGCGCCGAAGGAGCGCAGGTCGGCGCCGCCGGGCAGATGATTGCTGGTCATCAGGGCGAGCGTGCCGGGGGACAGCAGGCGGGTGCCGTCGAGTTCGCCGCCCCGGCGGAGCATCTCCATGAAGCGGTGGTAGTCGTGTGCCGTGGCCGCCATGCCGCCGCTGCCGGACAGGAAGCGCGGCCGGCCGCGCAGCGGGAGCCCGGGAATGGGGGCGATGCCGCCGTCGTCGGTCTCGCCGTACAACTCCGAGAGCCGCGGGGCCTGTTCGGGCGTGATGTGGAGCCCGGCGTCCGCCATGCCCAGTGGCCGGAAGATCCGCTCGGCGAAGAACTCGTCCAGCGGCTGCCCGGAGACCACCTCGATGACCCGGCCGAGCACATTGGAGGCGACCGAGTAGTTCCACTGCGTCCCCGGCTCGAACTGCAGCGGCAGGCTCGCGTACACGTCGACCGTCTCGGCGAGATCCGCGCCCGGCGGCACCGAGGACTCCAGGTGGGCGTCGCGGTAGAGGGCGTCGACGGGATGGGAGTAGTAGAAGCCGAACGTCAGGCCCGCGGTGTGGGTGAGCAGGTGCCGGATCAGGATCGGTCCGTCGGCGGGGCGAGTGCGCACCTCGGCCCCGGAACCGCTCACATACACCCGCGGCTCGGCGAACACGGGAAGGTGACGGCCGACCGGGTCGTCCAGCGACAGCCTGCCCTCCTCCACCAGCAGCAGCGCCGCGACCGCGGTGACCGGCTTGGTCATCGAGTAGATCCGCCACAGCGTGTCCGGCTCGACCGGCAACCCGGCCGCGATGTCCCGGTGGCCGTACGTGGTGAGGTGGGCGACACGGCCGCCGCGGGCCACGGACACCAGGTAGCCGGGCAGCCGTCCGTCGTCGACGTAGTGCGCGAAGTGCTGGTCGAGGCGGTCAAGGGCCTTCGCGTCCAGCCCGACCTCGCCCGGCTCGACTTCCTGTCGCAGCTGTGCCATCGCTCTCCTCCGGTCGCGTCGTCCGCGATGCGGTCCGGCACACCCTCCGGACGGCTTCTGACCTCATCAGATCTCATCGTCGCCCAGAAACCCTGAAAAGGGCCCGCTCATCAGGGTGTTGTGTGATCGACACGACGCGGTGACCGGGAAGCGCGCGGGCGGCTATTGCGCCGG
Encoded proteins:
- a CDS encoding NAD(P)/FAD-dependent oxidoreductase; protein product: MNLQARVVIIGGGVMGTSIAYHLASAGVRDVVLVERDELAAGSTSKAAGGVRAQFSDELNIQLGARSLEAFGRFEEDTGYDIGLHRVGYLFLLSTPEEVASFEQGVRLQNALGVPSRLITPGEARRLSPLITTDGLLAAAWSPDDGHCTPESVVHGYAAAARAHGARILRHTEVTGIELHGPGITAVTTTLGRIATDTVICAAGAWSRAVGAMAGVDLPVEPLRRQIAVTEPVPGLPPALPMTIDFTTSLYFHAEGPGLLLGMSDPDEKPGFATDTHDRWIPRLYEAMERRAPALLDLRRTGGWAGLYENTPDHNALIGEATSVSRFLYATGFSGHGFLQGPAVGEVIRDLYLGREPFLDVGPLSATRFAAEAPRPESNLV
- a CDS encoding serine hydrolase domain-containing protein, whose protein sequence is MAQLRQEVEPGEVGLDAKALDRLDQHFAHYVDDGRLPGYLVSVARGGRVAHLTTYGHRDIAAGLPVEPDTLWRIYSMTKPVTAVAALLLVEEGRLSLDDPVGRHLPVFAEPRVYVSGSGAEVRTRPADGPILIRHLLTHTAGLTFGFYYSHPVDALYRDAHLESSVPPGADLAETVDVYASLPLQFEPGTQWNYSVASNVLGRVIEVVSGQPLDEFFAERIFRPLGMADAGLHITPEQAPRLSELYGETDDGGIAPIPGLPLRGRPRFLSGSGGMAATAHDYHRFMEMLRRGGELDGTRLLSPGTLALMTSNHLPGGADLRSFGAPAHQEPGNEGVGFGFNVSVVIDPSRTLAPTGLGAYGWSGVATTTFWVDPSRDLTVQFMTQVRPKTLKVFPELKRLVHEAVAG